The proteins below are encoded in one region of Amycolatopsis acidiphila:
- a CDS encoding VOC family protein, giving the protein MPVQLNHTIVEARDRQETASFLADVLGLAEPEPYGPFLVVSTDNGVSLDVVETGGPVHSQHYAFLVGEDEFDRIFGRITERGLEYWADPFGKEPGRVNHNDGGRGVYWADPNGHRLEIITRPYGG; this is encoded by the coding sequence ATGCCAGTACAGCTGAACCACACGATCGTCGAAGCCCGGGACAGGCAGGAGACGGCCTCGTTCCTCGCGGACGTCCTGGGCCTGGCCGAACCCGAGCCCTACGGCCCGTTCCTTGTGGTGAGCACCGACAACGGCGTCTCGCTGGACGTCGTCGAGACGGGCGGACCGGTGCACTCGCAGCACTACGCGTTCCTGGTCGGCGAGGACGAGTTCGACCGGATCTTCGGGCGGATCACCGAGCGCGGGCTCGAGTACTGGGCCGACCCGTTCGGGAAGGAACCCGGCCGCGTCAACCACAACGACGGCGGCCGCGGGGTCTACTGGGCCGACCCGAACGGCCACCGGCTGGAGATCATCACCCGCCCGTACGGCGGCTGA
- a CDS encoding oxidoreductase, producing MANTVAGGTHPLADDLTITRMGYGAMQLAGPNVFGPPKDRDQAIAVLREVVELGITHIDTSDFYGPTVVNELIREALHPYPADLRIVTKVGARRGPQGSWDMSLEPEDLKAQVRENLEHLDVDVLDVVNLRVGAHETPDDAPLGEQFAALAELQKEGLIRHLGLSGVSDAQLTEAQAIAPVVTVQNLYNLANRQDDALVDRCAAENIAFAPFFPLGGFTPLQSETLTNVAGRLGASPQQVALAWLLQRSPAIVLIPGTSSVAHLHENVAAAELTLPADAVAELDRVGA from the coding sequence ATGGCCAACACAGTCGCGGGCGGGACCCACCCGCTCGCGGACGACCTCACGATCACCCGGATGGGCTACGGCGCCATGCAGCTGGCCGGGCCGAACGTGTTCGGGCCGCCGAAGGACCGCGACCAGGCGATCGCCGTGCTGCGCGAGGTGGTCGAGCTGGGCATCACCCACATCGACACGAGTGACTTCTACGGCCCGACGGTGGTCAACGAGCTGATCAGGGAGGCGCTGCACCCGTACCCGGCGGACCTGCGCATCGTCACCAAGGTCGGCGCGCGGCGCGGGCCGCAGGGCAGCTGGGACATGTCGCTGGAGCCCGAGGACCTCAAGGCGCAGGTCCGGGAGAACCTCGAGCACCTGGACGTGGACGTGCTCGACGTGGTCAACCTGCGGGTCGGCGCGCACGAGACGCCCGACGACGCGCCGCTGGGCGAGCAGTTCGCCGCGCTGGCCGAGCTGCAGAAGGAGGGGCTGATCCGGCACCTGGGGCTCAGCGGGGTGTCCGACGCCCAGCTCACCGAGGCGCAGGCCATCGCGCCGGTCGTCACCGTGCAGAACCTGTACAACCTGGCCAACCGCCAGGACGACGCCCTCGTGGACCGGTGCGCGGCGGAGAACATCGCGTTCGCGCCGTTCTTCCCGCTCGGCGGCTTCACACCGTTGCAGTCGGAGACGCTGACGAACGTCGCCGGCCGCCTCGGCGCCTCGCCGCAGCAGGTCGCGCTGGCGTGGCTGCTGCAGCGCTCGCCCGCCATCGTCCTCATCCCCGGCACGTCCTCGGTGGCCCACCTGCACGAGAACGTGGCAGCGGCGGAGCTGACCCTGCCTGCGGACGCGGTCGCCGAACTGGACCGCGTCGGGGCGTAA
- a CDS encoding helix-turn-helix domain-containing protein: MESTNALGEFLRARRELVRPQDAGISAGGGLRRVPGLRREEVATLAGISADYYLRLEQGRDRNPSVQVLEALATVLRLDADATAYLLALAGPGSQSRRRAPNRERVPPSIRQLIDGWTSNPAYVQNKFSEVLAVNSLAAALSPNYSPGVNALRAVFLDPREKELRRDWDTLTEEGVATLRANVGPDVDDPRLVELVGELSVRSERFRQLWARHDVRPRTSRVSRLSHPQVGDLDLAADKLTINGTDGLILVVFHAEPGSRSAELLEILGSLTAPEDAARAPSDRPQ, encoded by the coding sequence ATGGAGAGCACGAACGCGCTGGGCGAGTTCCTGCGCGCCCGGCGCGAGCTGGTCCGGCCGCAGGACGCCGGGATCAGCGCGGGCGGCGGGCTGCGGCGGGTGCCGGGCCTGCGCCGCGAGGAGGTGGCGACGCTGGCCGGCATCAGCGCCGACTACTACCTGCGGCTGGAGCAGGGCCGGGACCGCAACCCGTCGGTCCAGGTACTCGAGGCGCTCGCCACCGTCCTGCGGCTCGACGCCGACGCCACCGCCTACCTGCTCGCGCTCGCCGGTCCCGGGAGCCAGTCCCGGCGCCGGGCGCCGAACCGGGAGCGCGTGCCGCCGAGCATCCGCCAGCTCATCGACGGCTGGACGAGCAACCCGGCGTACGTGCAGAACAAGTTCTCCGAGGTGCTCGCGGTGAACTCGCTCGCCGCCGCGCTCTCGCCGAACTACTCCCCCGGTGTCAACGCGCTGCGGGCGGTGTTCCTGGACCCCCGCGAGAAGGAACTGCGCCGCGACTGGGACACGCTGACCGAGGAGGGCGTCGCGACGCTGCGCGCGAACGTCGGGCCGGACGTCGACGACCCACGGCTGGTCGAGCTGGTCGGCGAGCTGTCCGTCCGAAGTGAACGGTTCCGGCAGCTGTGGGCCCGGCACGACGTGCGGCCGCGGACCAGCCGCGTCAGCAGGCTCAGCCACCCTCAGGTCGGCGACCTGGACCTGGCGGCCGACAAGCTGACCATCAACGGCACGGACGGGCTGATCCTGGTCGTCTTCCACGCCGAGCCGGGCAGCCGCAGCGCCGAGCTGCTGGAAATCCTGGGCAGCCTGACCGCACCGGAGGACGCGGCGAGGGCGCCCTCCGACCGTCCACAGTGA
- a CDS encoding CapA family protein, translating into MRVRRLIATLAVVPVLGACTAGVERTAGGTTAPAVPADPGFSVVATGDVLIHPELTEQATEDGGGRRDYRPMLAGIRDTISRADLAVCHLETPLAPAGGPFEGYPDFSAPPEIATAIAATGYDDCSTASNHTLDQGAGGVDRTLDDLDAAGIRHTGSARTKQEALTPLVLDVHGVKVGHVSFTFGFNGRKVPSATPWLANTLDADAVLAAARAARAAGAQIVIASLHWGVEYQPLPTAEQRRIAQRLLGDPAIDLIIGHHAHVVQPFEKIDGKWVAYGLGNSIARHSEPRGSTEEGVIARFHFTRSGTGWTVDRAEYVPTVIDLGPPIRLRTASSPDLDPARSAKAVQDTDGVVLSRGAGQAGLTRAAS; encoded by the coding sequence ATGCGCGTGCGCCGGTTGATCGCGACCCTGGCGGTGGTGCCGGTGCTGGGCGCCTGCACGGCCGGCGTCGAGCGGACAGCGGGCGGCACCACCGCCCCGGCCGTGCCCGCCGACCCCGGTTTCAGCGTCGTGGCCACCGGCGACGTGCTGATCCATCCGGAGCTGACCGAGCAGGCCACCGAGGACGGTGGCGGGCGGCGCGACTACCGCCCGATGCTCGCCGGGATCCGCGACACGATCAGCCGCGCGGACCTCGCCGTCTGCCACCTGGAAACCCCGCTGGCACCGGCGGGCGGGCCCTTCGAGGGCTACCCGGACTTCAGCGCGCCACCGGAGATCGCCACGGCGATCGCCGCCACCGGGTACGACGACTGCTCCACCGCGTCGAACCACACCCTGGACCAGGGCGCCGGCGGCGTGGACCGCACCCTCGACGACCTCGACGCGGCCGGGATCCGGCACACCGGCTCGGCCAGGACGAAACAGGAGGCGCTGACCCCGCTCGTGCTCGACGTGCACGGGGTGAAGGTCGGCCACGTCTCGTTCACCTTCGGCTTCAACGGGCGGAAAGTGCCGAGCGCCACGCCCTGGCTCGCGAACACCCTCGACGCGGACGCCGTCCTCGCCGCCGCCCGGGCGGCCCGCGCCGCGGGCGCACAGATCGTGATCGCGAGCCTGCACTGGGGTGTGGAGTACCAGCCGTTGCCGACGGCCGAGCAGCGGCGGATCGCGCAGCGCCTGCTGGGCGACCCGGCGATCGACCTGATCATCGGCCATCACGCGCACGTGGTGCAGCCGTTCGAGAAGATCGACGGCAAATGGGTCGCCTACGGTCTCGGCAACTCGATCGCCCGGCACTCGGAGCCGCGCGGCAGCACGGAGGAAGGAGTCATCGCGCGGTTCCACTTCACGCGTTCGGGCACCGGCTGGACGGTGGACCGCGCCGAGTACGTGCCCACCGTGATCGATCTCGGCCCGCCGATCCGCCTGCGCACGGCGAGCAGCCCCGACCTCGACCCGGCGCGCTCGGCGAAAGCGGTGCAGGACACCGACGGGGTGGTGCTCAGTCGCGGCGCCGGGCAGGCCGGTCTCACCCGCGCCGCGAGTTGA
- the nrfD gene encoding NrfD/PsrC family molybdoenzyme membrane anchor subunit has protein sequence MRERPSDRGAADIHAQMFGRGGGTREQSAVPKAEFSSYYGRAVLKPPVWEWKIAAYLFTGGLSAGSAMLAAGADLTGRPALRTAGRVGALGSLVASTYFLVSDLGRPERFHHMLRVAKPSSPMSVGTWILTAYGAGAGLSGVAELMPRALRRTVVGKLVTWAARPAGLSAAAFAPGLASYTAVLLSQTAVPAWHEAHAYLPFVFTGSAAASGGGFGMVFASVAQAGPARRLALAGAGLEVAASRLLPQRLGLVGEAYTTGKPERLRRAAEYLNVGGAVGTLFAGRSRTAAVASGLALLTASALQRFGVFHAGVESTKDPKYVVVPQRERLNAGNPARGDTRPGPQFRRFVAVSRRLRAAVGRAIAG, from the coding sequence ATGAGGGAGCGGCCGAGCGACCGGGGCGCCGCCGACATCCACGCGCAGATGTTCGGCCGCGGCGGCGGCACGCGTGAGCAGTCGGCGGTGCCGAAGGCCGAGTTCAGCTCCTACTACGGCCGCGCGGTGCTCAAACCCCCGGTGTGGGAGTGGAAGATCGCCGCGTACCTGTTCACCGGCGGACTGTCCGCCGGGTCGGCGATGCTCGCCGCGGGCGCGGACCTGACCGGCCGCCCGGCGCTGCGTACGGCGGGGCGGGTGGGCGCGCTCGGCAGCCTCGTCGCGAGCACCTACTTCCTCGTCAGCGACCTCGGCCGGCCCGAGCGGTTCCACCACATGCTGCGGGTCGCGAAGCCCAGCTCGCCGATGAGCGTCGGCACCTGGATCCTCACGGCGTACGGGGCCGGTGCCGGGCTGAGCGGCGTCGCCGAGCTGATGCCCCGCGCGCTGCGGCGCACCGTGGTGGGCAAGCTGGTGACCTGGGCGGCGCGCCCGGCCGGGCTGTCCGCGGCGGCCTTCGCGCCGGGTCTCGCGTCGTACACGGCGGTCCTGCTGTCCCAGACGGCGGTGCCCGCGTGGCACGAGGCGCACGCGTACCTCCCGTTCGTCTTCACCGGCTCGGCCGCCGCGAGCGGCGGCGGATTCGGCATGGTCTTCGCGTCGGTCGCCCAGGCGGGCCCGGCCCGCCGGCTCGCCCTGGCGGGCGCGGGGCTGGAGGTTGCCGCGTCCCGGCTGCTGCCGCAGCGCCTCGGTCTCGTCGGCGAGGCCTACACGACCGGCAAGCCGGAGCGGCTGCGTCGCGCGGCGGAGTACCTGAACGTCGGCGGTGCGGTGGGCACGTTGTTCGCCGGGCGCAGCCGCACCGCGGCCGTGGCGTCCGGTCTCGCGTTGCTCACCGCGAGCGCGCTGCAGCGGTTCGGTGTCTTCCATGCCGGTGTGGAGTCCACAAAGGACCCGAAGTACGTGGTGGTTCCCCAGCGGGAGCGGCTGAACGCGGGCAACCCGGCGCGTGGCGACACCCGGCCAGGTCCGCAGTTCCGGCGTTTCGTCGCGGTGAGCAGGCGGCTGCGCGCGGCCGTCGGCCGGGCTATCGCGGGCTAG
- a CDS encoding 4Fe-4S dicluster domain-containing protein, whose translation MTDNSLYGPLADPAGNAGYEEHPPRVGFFTDTSVCIGCKACEVACKEWNLVPEDGFNLLGMSFDNTGMLGADSWRHVAFVEQSRPLGGQDAGLHGLPTGPSGSRRSADTVASAIELAERGGGELGTTAVDLGIPTFEPPGAATGAESRTDFRWLMSSDVCKHCTHAGCLDVCPTGALFRTEFGTVVVQQDICNGCGYCVSGCPYGVIDRREDDGRAWKCTLCYDRLQDGLEPACAKACPTDSIQFGELDELRERAARRVEELHERGVPEARLYGHDPDDGVGGDGAFFLLLDEPEVYGLPPDPVVPTRDLPSMWKYAGMAASALVAAAVSAFLGRGKR comes from the coding sequence ATGACCGACAACAGCCTGTACGGTCCACTCGCCGACCCGGCGGGCAACGCGGGGTACGAGGAGCACCCGCCACGCGTGGGGTTCTTCACCGACACCTCGGTGTGCATCGGCTGCAAGGCCTGCGAGGTCGCGTGCAAGGAGTGGAACCTGGTACCCGAGGACGGGTTCAACCTGCTCGGCATGTCCTTCGACAACACCGGGATGCTGGGCGCGGACTCGTGGCGGCACGTCGCGTTCGTCGAGCAGTCGCGGCCGCTGGGCGGGCAGGACGCCGGCCTGCACGGCCTGCCGACCGGGCCGTCGGGCAGCCGCCGTTCGGCCGACACCGTCGCCTCGGCGATCGAGCTGGCCGAGCGCGGGGGAGGCGAGCTGGGCACCACGGCGGTGGACCTGGGCATCCCCACGTTCGAACCGCCCGGAGCCGCGACCGGGGCCGAGAGCCGCACGGACTTCCGCTGGCTCATGTCGTCCGATGTGTGCAAGCACTGCACGCACGCGGGCTGCCTCGACGTGTGCCCGACCGGCGCGCTGTTCCGCACCGAGTTCGGCACCGTGGTGGTGCAGCAGGACATCTGCAACGGGTGCGGCTACTGCGTTTCCGGCTGCCCGTACGGCGTGATCGACCGGCGCGAGGACGACGGGCGCGCCTGGAAGTGCACGCTGTGCTACGACCGGCTGCAGGACGGGCTGGAGCCCGCGTGCGCCAAGGCGTGCCCGACCGACTCCATCCAGTTCGGCGAGCTGGACGAGCTGCGCGAACGCGCGGCCCGGCGCGTCGAGGAGCTGCACGAGCGTGGCGTGCCCGAGGCGCGGCTGTACGGGCACGACCCCGACGACGGGGTGGGCGGCGACGGCGCGTTCTTCCTGCTGCTCGACGAGCCGGAGGTGTACGGGCTGCCGCCCGACCCGGTGGTGCCGACGCGGGACCTGCCGTCGATGTGGAAGTACGCCGGGATGGCGGCCTCGGCGCTCGTGGCCGCGGCGGTGTCGGCGTTCCTGGGGCGGGGGAAGCGATGA
- the fdh gene encoding formate dehydrogenase, with protein MGIGDWIRSWPVYRQVAGPDPLGRGKAAQSKLSAGLMPRTAAADRVAHSVCPFCAVGCAQKVYVRDEQVIQIEGNPDSPISRGRLCPKGSASKQLVTGPQRVRKVRYRAPYGKDWQELDLDTAMDMVADRVIEARAKGWQETDGHGRRLRRTMGIASLGGATLDNEENYLIKKLFTALGAVQIENQARIUHSATVPGLGASFGRGGATDYQQDLANSDFVIIMGSNMAEAHPVGFQWVMEAKSHGAEVIHVDPRFTRTSAVADTHVPLRAGTDIAFLGGVINYILANELDFREYVTAYTNASFLVDESYQDTEDLDGLFSGYDHESASYDPASWHYESTESMGRGGSRAKSQAAPDQLGSGGPPLEGGAGDIAADPTLQDPRCVYQILKRHYARYTPEMVEKVCGVPAEQFLRVARAWTENSGRERTAALVYSVGWTQHTLGAQYIRAGSIIQLLLGNIGRPGGGVFALRGHASIQGSTDVPTLFNLLPGYLPMPDTRHEDLASYIDKVRGTNQKGFWHNADAYMVSLLKEYWGEKATAENDYCFDYLPRINGDHGTYRTVMDMVDGKVFGYFLLGQNPAVGSAHGRLQRLGMANLDWLVVRDLAMIESATFWKDSPEIETGEISPETCRTEVFVFPAASHVEKAGTFTQTQRMLQWREKAVEPKDDQRSELWFTYHLGRRLREKLAGSTDERDRPLLDLAWDYRMDGDEPSGEDVLRRMSGVEVGTGREVSGYPELKSDGSTACGCWIYSGVYADGVNQAARRKPHDEQGPYESEWGWTWPMNRRVLYNRASADPQGRPWSERKKLIWWDPEKGEWTGHDVPDFEKTKPPDYRPREGAVGVEALRGDDPFIMQADGKGWLFAPNGVLDGPLPTHYEPHESPARNQLYAQQASPVRIVYGRADNPSNPSPPEAHGEVFPFVFTTARLTEHHTAGGMSRQLPYLAELQPALFVEVSPELATERGLAHLDWAHVVTSRTAVDARVFVTDRMTPLRIEDRVVHQVWMPYHWGQTGLVDGDVVNDLLGVVADPNVFIQESKVATCDVQPGRRPRGPALLEYVAEYRRRAGVTPQTGTRIDTTRADPVAHTEPEDQG; from the coding sequence ATGGGCATCGGGGACTGGATCCGGTCGTGGCCGGTGTATCGGCAGGTCGCCGGCCCGGACCCGCTGGGCCGCGGCAAGGCGGCGCAGTCGAAGCTCTCCGCCGGGCTCATGCCGCGTACCGCCGCCGCCGACCGGGTGGCGCATTCCGTCTGTCCTTTTTGCGCGGTCGGCTGCGCGCAGAAGGTGTATGTCCGGGATGAGCAGGTCATCCAGATCGAGGGCAACCCGGACAGCCCGATCTCCCGCGGTCGCCTGTGCCCCAAGGGGTCCGCCAGCAAGCAGCTGGTCACCGGGCCGCAGCGGGTGCGGAAGGTCCGCTACCGGGCGCCGTACGGCAAGGACTGGCAGGAGCTCGACCTCGACACGGCGATGGACATGGTCGCCGACCGGGTCATCGAGGCCCGCGCCAAGGGCTGGCAGGAGACCGACGGCCACGGCCGCAGGCTGCGCCGGACGATGGGGATCGCGAGCCTCGGCGGCGCCACCCTCGACAACGAAGAGAACTACCTGATCAAGAAGCTGTTCACCGCGCTGGGCGCCGTGCAGATCGAGAACCAGGCCCGTATTTGACACTCCGCCACGGTTCCCGGTCTGGGAGCCTCCTTCGGTCGCGGCGGTGCGACGGACTACCAGCAGGACCTGGCCAACTCCGACTTCGTCATCATCATGGGCTCGAACATGGCCGAGGCCCATCCGGTCGGGTTCCAGTGGGTGATGGAGGCCAAGTCGCACGGCGCCGAGGTGATCCACGTCGACCCGCGGTTCACCCGCACGAGCGCGGTCGCGGACACGCACGTCCCGTTGCGCGCGGGTACCGACATCGCCTTCCTCGGCGGCGTCATCAACTACATCCTGGCCAACGAGCTCGACTTCCGGGAGTACGTCACCGCGTACACCAACGCGTCCTTCCTGGTGGACGAGAGCTACCAGGACACCGAGGACCTCGACGGGCTGTTCAGCGGCTACGACCACGAAAGCGCTTCCTACGACCCGGCGAGCTGGCACTACGAGTCCACGGAGTCGATGGGCCGCGGCGGGAGCAGGGCCAAGTCGCAGGCCGCGCCCGACCAGCTCGGCTCCGGCGGGCCGCCGCTGGAGGGCGGGGCCGGGGACATCGCCGCCGACCCGACGCTGCAGGATCCGCGCTGCGTCTACCAGATCCTCAAGCGGCACTACGCGCGCTACACCCCGGAGATGGTGGAGAAGGTCTGCGGCGTGCCCGCGGAGCAGTTCCTGCGCGTCGCGCGGGCCTGGACGGAGAACTCCGGCCGCGAGCGCACCGCCGCGCTGGTCTACAGCGTCGGCTGGACCCAGCACACCCTCGGCGCGCAGTACATCCGCGCCGGCTCGATCATCCAGCTGCTGCTGGGCAACATCGGCCGCCCCGGCGGCGGCGTGTTCGCGCTGCGCGGGCACGCCAGCATCCAGGGCTCGACCGACGTGCCGACGTTGTTCAACCTGCTGCCCGGATACCTGCCGATGCCCGACACCCGGCACGAGGACCTGGCCTCCTACATCGACAAGGTGCGCGGCACGAACCAGAAGGGCTTCTGGCACAACGCGGACGCGTACATGGTGTCGCTGCTGAAGGAGTACTGGGGCGAGAAGGCGACCGCGGAGAACGACTACTGCTTCGACTACCTGCCCCGCATCAACGGCGACCACGGCACCTACCGCACGGTCATGGACATGGTCGACGGCAAGGTGTTCGGCTACTTCCTGCTCGGCCAGAACCCGGCGGTCGGCTCCGCGCACGGGCGGCTGCAGCGCCTCGGCATGGCGAACCTGGACTGGCTGGTCGTGCGGGACCTCGCGATGATCGAGAGCGCGACCTTCTGGAAGGACTCGCCCGAGATCGAGACCGGCGAGATCAGCCCGGAGACCTGCCGCACCGAGGTGTTCGTCTTCCCCGCGGCGTCGCACGTGGAGAAGGCCGGCACCTTCACCCAGACGCAGCGGATGCTGCAGTGGCGGGAGAAGGCGGTCGAGCCCAAGGACGACCAGCGCTCCGAGCTGTGGTTCACCTACCACCTGGGCCGCAGGCTCCGGGAGAAGCTCGCCGGTTCGACGGACGAGCGGGACAGGCCGTTGCTGGACCTGGCGTGGGACTACCGGATGGACGGCGACGAGCCCTCGGGCGAGGACGTGCTGCGCCGCATGAGCGGCGTCGAGGTGGGTACCGGCCGCGAGGTGAGCGGCTATCCCGAGCTCAAGTCCGACGGCAGCACCGCCTGCGGCTGCTGGATCTACAGCGGCGTCTATGCCGACGGGGTCAACCAGGCCGCCCGCCGCAAGCCGCACGACGAGCAGGGGCCCTACGAGTCGGAGTGGGGCTGGACCTGGCCGATGAACCGGCGGGTGCTCTACAACCGCGCGTCCGCCGACCCGCAGGGCCGCCCGTGGAGCGAGCGCAAGAAGCTCATCTGGTGGGACCCGGAAAAGGGCGAGTGGACCGGGCACGACGTGCCGGACTTCGAGAAGACCAAGCCGCCGGACTACCGGCCGCGCGAGGGCGCGGTGGGCGTCGAGGCGCTGCGCGGGGACGACCCGTTCATCATGCAGGCCGACGGCAAGGGCTGGCTGTTCGCGCCGAACGGCGTGCTCGACGGGCCGCTGCCGACGCACTACGAGCCGCACGAGTCCCCGGCGCGCAACCAGTTGTACGCGCAGCAGGCCAGCCCGGTGCGGATCGTCTACGGGCGGGCGGACAACCCGTCGAACCCGTCGCCACCCGAGGCGCACGGCGAGGTGTTCCCGTTCGTGTTCACCACGGCACGGCTGACCGAGCACCACACCGCGGGCGGGATGAGCCGCCAGCTGCCGTACCTGGCCGAGCTGCAGCCCGCCCTGTTCGTCGAGGTCTCGCCCGAGCTCGCGACCGAGCGCGGGCTGGCGCACCTGGACTGGGCGCACGTGGTCACCAGCCGCACGGCGGTCGACGCGCGCGTGTTCGTCACCGACCGGATGACCCCGCTGCGCATCGAGGACAGGGTGGTGCACCAGGTCTGGATGCCGTACCACTGGGGCCAGACCGGTCTCGTCGACGGCGACGTGGTGAACGACCTGCTCGGCGTGGTCGCGGATCCGAACGTGTTCATCCAGGAGAGCAAGGTCGCGACCTGCGACGTCCAGCCGGGCCGCCGACCGCGCGGTCCCGCGCTGCTGGAGTACGTCGCCGAGTACCGGCGGCGCGCCGGCGTCACGCCGCAGACGGGCACCCGGATCGACACGACCCGGGCGGACCCGGTCGCGCACACCGAGCCGGAGGATCAGGGATGA
- a CDS encoding selenocysteine-specific translation elongation factor, with the protein MFVVATAGHVDHGKSTLVHRLTGMWPDRLAEEQRRGLTIDLGFAWTELDGRRLAFVDVPGHERFVANMLAGVGPVPAVLFVVAATEGWMPQSGEHLAALDALGVREALLVISKADLADPGRAIEQAREQFAGTSLAEPAVILGADLDSVRAGLVAMVDRLPAPDPRADVRLWVDRSFTVRGAGTVVTGTLAAGTVRVGDELEHAGRRVSVRGLQSLGEEQHEVTAVARVAVNLRGADRQQIGRGDPVCTPGAWLPTTEIDVALRSPGELHRQLVLHLGSAAVPVHVRPLGTNAARLRLARPLPLRIGDTGLLRDPGEHRIAAGVEVLDVRPPELRRRGAARARAEELASGRVRPPEFARATELRAMGLPATGERIGEWVLDPAWWAQRRAQAVTSVRRWTSEHDIAAGMPLEVLRQELGLPAAELVPEALAGTGLEVADGLVRRPGAGLPARVDKAVRAVEEWLAAEPFRAPEAGELADVGLDSRGIAAAVRAGRLTRIADGVVLGPDAFEQAAALLAAVPQPFTVSEARRALSTTRRVAVPLLEQLDARRVTRRAPDGTRTVVVAKP; encoded by the coding sequence ATGTTCGTCGTAGCCACGGCCGGGCACGTCGACCACGGCAAGTCGACGCTCGTGCACCGGCTCACCGGGATGTGGCCGGACCGCCTCGCCGAGGAGCAGCGGCGTGGCCTCACCATCGACCTCGGGTTCGCCTGGACCGAGCTCGACGGCCGCAGGCTCGCGTTCGTCGACGTGCCGGGGCACGAGCGGTTCGTCGCGAACATGCTCGCCGGCGTCGGCCCGGTGCCGGCCGTGCTGTTCGTCGTCGCCGCCACCGAGGGCTGGATGCCGCAGTCGGGCGAGCACCTGGCCGCGCTCGACGCCCTCGGCGTCCGCGAGGCGCTGCTGGTGATCAGCAAGGCCGACCTCGCCGACCCCGGGCGCGCGATCGAGCAGGCGCGCGAACAGTTCGCCGGCACCTCGCTCGCCGAGCCCGCGGTGATCCTGGGCGCCGACCTCGACAGCGTGCGCGCCGGGCTGGTCGCGATGGTCGACCGGCTGCCCGCGCCGGACCCGCGCGCGGACGTGCGGTTGTGGGTCGACCGGTCGTTCACCGTGCGCGGCGCGGGCACGGTCGTCACCGGCACCCTCGCCGCCGGCACGGTGCGGGTCGGCGACGAGCTCGAGCACGCCGGACGGCGGGTGAGCGTGCGGGGGCTGCAGTCGCTGGGGGAGGAGCAGCACGAGGTCACCGCGGTGGCGCGGGTCGCGGTGAACCTGCGCGGCGCCGACCGGCAGCAGATCGGCCGCGGCGACCCGGTGTGCACCCCCGGCGCCTGGCTGCCCACCACCGAGATCGACGTCGCCCTGCGGTCACCGGGCGAGCTGCACCGGCAGCTGGTGCTGCACCTGGGATCCGCTGCCGTCCCGGTGCACGTCCGTCCATTGGGGACGAACGCGGCACGACTGCGCCTCGCCCGCCCGTTGCCGTTGCGGATCGGCGACACCGGGCTGCTCCGCGATCCCGGCGAGCACCGCATCGCCGCGGGTGTCGAGGTGCTGGACGTGCGGCCGCCGGAGTTGCGGCGCCGTGGCGCCGCGCGGGCGCGCGCGGAGGAGCTGGCGAGCGGCCGCGTCCGGCCGCCGGAGTTCGCGCGTGCCACCGAGTTGCGGGCGATGGGCCTGCCCGCGACCGGGGAGCGCATCGGCGAGTGGGTCCTCGACCCCGCATGGTGGGCACAGCGGCGCGCGCAGGCCGTGACCTCGGTGCGGCGATGGACGTCCGAACACGACATCGCCGCCGGGATGCCACTGGAGGTCCTGCGCCAGGAGCTGGGGCTGCCCGCGGCCGAGCTCGTCCCCGAGGCGCTGGCCGGCACCGGTCTCGAAGTCGCCGACGGCCTCGTGCGGCGGCCCGGGGCCGGGCTGCCCGCCCGGGTGGACAAGGCCGTGCGGGCGGTGGAGGAGTGGCTGGCGGCGGAGCCGTTCCGCGCGCCCGAAGCCGGCGAGCTGGCCGATGTCGGCCTGGACTCCCGTGGGATCGCCGCCGCCGTCCGGGCCGGAAGGCTGACCAGGATCGCCGACGGCGTCGTGCTCGGGCCCGATGCGTTCGAGCAGGCGGCGGCCCTGCTCGCCGCCGTGCCGCAGCCGTTCACCGTCAGCGAGGCCCGCCGTGCGCTGTCCACCACCCGCCGGGTCGCCGTGCCGTTGCTCGAACAGCTCGACGCCCGCCGGGTGACGCGGCGGGCTCCGGACGGCACGCGGACGGTGGTCGTTGCGAAACCGTGA